The window AAGTTCTTTGACTTTGAATTGGCGGCGCAGTGATTCCCACTGATCAGGAAAGCTTAAGGGGCTGAAAAGAATCCGGGACGTATAGGGAAAGCCTTTCTTTTCATCATCATACGGCCCGATAAATAGAGCCACAGGAACGTGAACACAACCTTCATAACTGACAACAGTATCATAGTTCAAGGTTGTAAGCGATTTTAAACCCTTTTGCTCCAGAAGTTGAATAAATGCATTCTGTTTTGCTTTGGCCTCAATGGTGTGAGTCGCTTCCTGGGGCAGGGCAGGGACAATACCTGATACCGGAAAACAAGAAAAATTTGCCGCCCTGAAATCATTGGGTGCCGGCACCATTGTCAGTTTGCCGTCGGTGATCCGCTGATTGGAACTTTTAAGGTCAAACCGGATGTAATAGGTGCTAATCCCTTCACAATAACCCACAGTCAAGGGTTTTAGGGATATCAAAATAAAAAGAATCAGTGCGCCAAGACGTTTGCCTTTTTTTTTCATGGAACAAGGTATGAAATTTGAATAAAACATCTTAGGTGAAAATATTTTAAATGAATATGATTTAAATAAGCATTTAAACAGGATTGCATTTATTTGTTCATACTGACCGTGGGTTGAAAAATTTTAGCTTTCCTGTAAACGTCGAAACAACAATGTGTCTAAAGTTTAAAGCGCTAATTGACGATTCCTTTCTAACATGGATACAATATCTGAATCAATGGCTGACGCATTAGATTTGCAATTGTTAGCCCCAGGGATGAGATATGATCGTATGAGAAAAGTACTGGTTTTCTGGGCATGCTTAATAGCTCTGTCCTCATGGGGATGCAGCAGGTCTGGACCGGCCGATATTGCGGATAATTCCCTGCAGGGTCTGTTTGGTCAAAAGATTGTTACATTTCAGGTTATCGGCAAGGGGCTTGAGCCTGAAAATGCATCGACAAAAGGAGAAGCAATTCTTCTGGCTGAACGTGCTGCCGTTGCGGATGGATATCGGAAGCTGGTTGAAAAAATACGTGGCGTTTACGTGGATGCCTATACCAAAGCGGGCCGGGGCAGCATAGACCAGGATACGATCCAGATACATACGAAATCCTGGATAAGGGGGGCAGAAGTGGTAAACATTACCAGGGAAGATTATGGTATTACCTTTGCCTGGTTAAGATTGAGAATTAATTTTTCAAAGAAAGGCATGGAATGGGTACCTGTGGGCATTGCAGATCAGGGATGAGGATGTGAATCCCAGTGAATTTATGCAATGTATGAAGCAATAAATTTTTTAATTCAACACAATTTTAATTCAACACAATACGAACAGGGGGATTCATGGGAACTTTTTATCTGACATTGACATTCCCAGGCAGAATGATATTTGTCCTGATACCTTTGTATCTGGTGCTTTTTTATTATACCGGCATTGCCAATGGCGCTTATCAACCACCCGGATCTGATCCGGAACAGTATTCAATTGCAGAACTTGAGGGCATTCTTGGAGACTATCGGACCCAGTTGAATATCTTGAATGACCAACTTCATGATACTCAGAAAGATCTTGACTGGCTTGTCGTTAAAATCAACGGCATATCTGACTCAGGGCGATATGTGCCAGGGGTGCTTCATGAGTCTGTCGGGTTGAAAGAAAAAAAAATTTCCCAGCTTAAAGCGCAAAGGAAATATCTTGATGAAGTTATTGCATCATACCAGAAAATTTATGAGACAAAAAAAAAACTGGGACATGAGAAAACACAGATCACTGTTTCGTCTATATCGGATATGAACGACAGTGTGAAAGTCTTAGACAAATCCAATATGACAGCAAACCTTGGAGGAATTGAACAGGCCGTTAAAAATGCCGGTCTTGAAGACTGGGTGGAGGTTCTGGAGGGTGACGGCAGCTGCGCAAAAATTAACAATTCATTGCCCATTCTTTTCTCCTCGGGCAGCGCGGCCCTGGCCAAAGAGTACAAATCCTTTCTAAAGAAACTGGCGCTGCTCCTTAAACCCTATGATGTTAAAGTTTATGTCAATGGATATGCAGATCCAGATCCCATACATACCAAACAGTATCCATCAAATCTGGAATTGGGTGCATCCCGAGCTGCCAACGTTGTTCATGAAATGGTAAGAAATGGTTTGAAGCCGGATATTTTTAAAATCGGATCAACAGGAGAGTACAGGTTTGCAGCCAAGATGCAGTCATCAAAGAAAACCTTCCAGCGCCGTGTACAAGTTACGGTTGTATTCAGTGGGTAATTTCATATGGATAGTTCCTGCAGTATTTGGTAGACCTTTTTCACATCCGAAGAAAGGTCCTTCCCTGATGTGGTGCAGTAGGATATCGCCGGTTTGATGTTCCCGGCCAGATTGAGCAGTTTGTTATCTTCTATCCCCAACTTAACCTCAATCCGTTCAAAGACTTTAGCCGGGAACTGACAAAAATAATTATAGTCAAAGAAAATCACCTGGTCAGCATGGGTTTCTATAATATAATGGTAAACCTCTCTCCAATACTTTAGCCAGTAAGCCTGGTCCATCAGGACGTCAGGTGACTCAGGAAGACATGCTGCCCCCATTTTAAAGGGCCTGAATTCGGAGCCGAATTCGAAATGCCCCAGCCAATTCATATAGGCGCGTGCAAAGGGGTCACTCTTATGTACTTCTAAAAACCTTTTATGTTGTGCCATGAGGGATCCGGCGTGATCCACAGGATGGCGGAACGGCACAATAATTTTGGCATCCGGGAAAGCGGAACGAAGCGTATCGATACGCAATAAATTGTTATTATTCTTTGCAAGATAACGTTTTGTTTCAGATTCTATCCCTTTATTTTTATTGGTAATATTAGATACGTACCTCCTGTATTTTTCGACAACTTCATTGTCATCCCAGCGCCAGACATCAAGGTAAGAATCATGGATATACTTTTTATGGGAAAACGTTTTCCAAAACACTTCCTCAAAGGCTTCCGGACTGTCATAATTTACCAGGAGCCTATCTGCATGGGCACGTTCTTTTAATTTAGTATGGGTACGATGACGGCCTGAAATCTTTGCCCACAGGCCTGGCGCCAAAACAAAGGGCATATCCCTGTATGTCAGAGAGGCAAACAAACCGGTTTTATAAAAAGACTCCATGAGAATGGTAGTACCTGCCCTTGCCAAGCCGGACACATACACCGGAGACATTGTCCCTGTCCCTGCATCAACCGAGGCCCTGGTCAGCATGCAATCAATATCAAATGAAATTTCCCTGATCGCGGTACTGCCAAGGGCCATATGGTGAAGAAGTTTGGAAGACAGAGAATAATTACTCTCAAGGGATTTTTTTAACTCCCCACCTCCCATTCTTTTCCGCAACAGGGCATATCCTATGCCGACAATACAGATAATACCTTCAACGCGCCATTGATAGAGGCTTGCGACCGAGTCATTGAAGGTATCAAAAAAAATAAGCCCAACCAAGCCATAGATGAATACAAAAACAGAAAAGGCCGCAACCAGATAAATACCGAACAAGATACTGGAACAAAATATTTTTAACGAATAAACAGGTAAAACCTTTTCTTTCCAGTGATCTGAAATTTTTGAACTGGTTACGGTATGAATCGATTTTAAAGAAATTTCCCGAACCTGTTTTACCTGCCAGGCAAATGGCAGCCGGTAAAAAAGTTCTACAAAAACTATAGCCGAGGCAACGATGGAGGGCAGATATTTTAACAGATTCTCCGGCATCACCGCTCCGTTTGCTTCTCACCCCTAATTTTCCGGATAATTCTTTTAATCGGGTACCAGAAAATGGCAAATATTGCTAAAAAAACAGAAAAAATGACTCCCATCACCGCCCCGAGGGCGCCTAATCCAAGCCCGGGTCCCACATAAGCATACGCAGGTAAAGGAAAAAGTAACATTATAATCAACATAGTTATTGTTTTGCGCATTCAGGTAACTCCTTAAAATAATCCAGCGGAAGGAATACTGCCTCGGACACAGCCAAAAAGCCTTTATCCTTTCCAAAAAGGTTTATAAATTCAAAAACAATATCACCTTTTTCATTAGTTTCAAATACCCGTCCCTGCTGGGTTGAGGTGATAAGATATCCCCCGTTTGGAAGCAGCTGGTGTTTCCCCCTCATCCAGGTATAAAACTGATAATCTTTGCCTTTTAAAACATGATGATACTCATAAGACCTGGGATTAAGTTCAACAATACTTGAATAGCCTCGATGCATATTATTATTGAATATAGTTATGGTCCCCTTTGAATTCCAGTCCGGATCATGCTGTCTGCGGGTCAGGCCCTGGCGCCACCACTTGACACGATAGGTATCAGGATCAATCACACAGATGAGGTCAGGGGACCGCAGGCTGAGCAGCAGATCACCGGCTTTAAACCGGGGGTAATACTGTTCCAAATTTGCGGGTAACGGATCAATATCGTTGACGTGCCATCGCCCACCGCTCTCATCTCCGATCCATTTGGATCCCTCGGCTGAATCCTCCTGCAGAATACTGAAAATATCAATATCCAGATTGGCCTTAACCACTTCATTCATATGAAACTCTTTTAGAATTTTACCGGTACGGTAATCCACTTTAATAAGATTATCGCCATAACCGATTTCAGCACCGACTTTGCCCCAGGTCCATATGGCTGAATCCCCGTCAAACGCGATTGAATGATGGAAACCACCTTTTACTCTCCAGAGAATATTTCCGCACCAGTCATACTTTGTCAACGAGGTGCCGGCATCAAAAGCAGTCACGATGGAACCATCCCGGCCAATAACAAACCCGTGGGGGAAGCAGTTGTTATCAGGACGGTGCTCCCACTCAACATCATCCTGACGGATGTGCCATATATTCATCACCCTCTGATCTTGCCCGAATAGAATTACCCCGTGGAATGAATCCTTAAAATCAAAGACCCCTTGTATCACCCGATACCCTTTAGGTGCATTACCGGCAAAAAAGATCCGGGGGTTTTCCCGGTGGGATTTCAAACCCAACCCTTTCAGTTCCTGATAATCTTCCGGGATATCGTATTCTTTTTCAGAATTAACAAGGTGGCGGGCCGGAATAATATCCAGATCATTTTCCAATTTCTCTAATAACGAAGTATTTTCCTCAGGATGCCCGGCCAGAAATTTTTCAATCGTAATAATTATCGGGTAAGGCCAAATTTTAGCGACGTAAATATATATGCCTGCACAAAATGATGTCAGGAAAACCAGCCAGCAAAGGGCCAGTAATCTTAAAAAAGAGCCTCTGTTTTTTTTCTCACTCAAAAATCACAACTTCCTTTTAATCGTTGTTATGAAAAATTTACCAATATTCTGGTTTTTCCGCCATTTATTACGGGCAATTTGGGGCTGAATAACCAAAGTAGCCCATGGTTTCTATTACAACCATTTGGGGAAGGACCTATAATATTTCCCATTGAAAAGCAAGGTATTTCTAAGGCTGCTGCAGGTTGGCCACAGTCATGCCGGCCTTTCGATTTATCATTGCAATAAACAGGTTAACTATCAAACCCGATGCTGATTTAGATTTGAAGGTATCTTTATAGATTTATTATAAAAATCACTGCTGAAACTTAAAAAATTAAACCCGGTGCATTAATCAGAACACCAGGCGTTAACCATTCGATCAATAATCCATTCAAAAAGACCACCATCATGGAAAACAAAAATTAAATCATCCGGGGCATACTGGTTAATAAATTCCGGAAATCTGGCCATATCGTCATGGGTAATCCCGTTAAAACTGACAAAAACCAGCTCTTTATAACCTGGCGCAAGGTGTCTTGAAACCGGTCCCCCAAACGAATTTCCCAGAACCAGGGCTTTTTTTTCAGTCATAGGGTGGAGGCATTGAAACCGCTTAAACTCCTCTGCGCGTTTGTGAAACTTTTTTACCCTGTCAGGTTTCTGATGTTCACACACCATCCCAAAAGCAGATTCATAGTCGTACCTCCAAAATTTTATTCGGGTTTCAAAACCCAATGCCCGCTTCAAATCATTGATTTTAGTATCCAGTTCCGGTTCGGCACGATATGCATCTGGTATTTTAATATTCAAAGCCTGTAATGTTTTCAAGGCCACCAGATGAGCACTTTTCCCTGCAACATGAAACTGTTCAGGAGGAAAGAAATGGGGCAAATCTCTTTTTTCAATCATTTCCGCCAGGGGAAATATCAAATTTACAGCCCAATGCCCTGCATGGTCTTTTTTCAGGTAATGATCTCCACTATTAATTCTTTTACAGACAGTTACGATCTCCCGTGGGGTATCCCCTGGCAGGCGGTCCGGATAAACAGCCGGTTTGGAAGGCACAACGAGAAAGGCAATCTGCCGTCCCGGGCAGGCTGTTTTCCGGTAAATCAGACCCAACTGCTTTTCAAGATTATCAACGGAGTCAGGGTCAGCAAGCCGGGCTACATTGCGGAAATTGTAATATGGGGGCTGGGCTTCACCATGGCGGGTTAAAAACACATAAGGTAAATTAATGGATAACTTTTTGGACGGAGATACCCCCAGAACAGCGTATAAAAAATGATTATAGATCCGGGTTGCCGGTACAATCAAGGCCATCCGATCTTTTAAATATTCCTGGAAACCAGATAAGTAACTCTGGGGCCGGGCCAGCAGCTCACCTGCATCAGGCCAGACATGAAGGGTTCTGTTTTCAAGAGACGAGCGCTTTTGGCCCTCTGCCAGAAGGCCTCCAAAAATCAAAGGCAGTGATAAAAGTATGGCAATGAAAATTAGGGCCAGGCGATAGGATCGGGACATGCTGTGCTGCATTTTAAAACCTGAAGTAAATAAAAGGATTATATCCGCCGGCAAGGATAGGAAAAACAGACACGATAAAAAGCACAGCAGAAACAGCCCACAGCAGAACCGTTGATCTTTTCCTGAGACCGGGCTGATTTTCCAATCTTTCCGTAACAAGTCCCTGCAGGATCAAATCCGGCAAAAACTTTATGATACACGACCGGGTAAACAGAAATCCAATCAAACAGACCACAATCAATCTGTTATCTATAAACTGATTCACATAAATACAGGTGTCATTCAGTTTAAATCCGAACATTTTTAGCAGAATCATTCCTCCGGTTCCAAAATCATCTGCCCGAAAAAATACCCATCCGATAATCACAAGAAACATTGTATATACGTTTCCTAAAAATTTGGGAATGCGATCTAAAAACGAAAACAAGAACGATCGCTCCAGGACCAGTAATAATCCATGATAAGCCCCCCAGAATACAAATGTTAGAGAGGCTCCGTGCCACAACCCGCATAGCAAAAATACAACCCACAGATTTCTATAAGTCGAAAACCGGCCTTTTCTGTTTCCGCCAAGGGGAATGTACAGATAATCTCTAAACCAGGTTGAAAGGGAAATATGCCACCTGCGCCAGAACTCTGTAATGGATGATGCCGAATAGGGGAAGTTGAAATTTTCAGGAAACCTGAACCCCAGGCATACGCCAAGGCCTATCGCCATATGGGAATATCCCGAAAAATCAAAATAAATCTGAAGGGTGTAGGACGCAGCTCCCAGCCATGCCGTGGCCATGCTGATCTGCTCCGGGGGACAGGCAAAAATATTATCTGCAGCAATAGCTGCGTTATTGGCGATCAATGTCTTTTGCGCCAGCCCGACGGTAAAAAGAAAAACCCCGGTTTTCAGGTTGTCAAGGGTTGTTTGACGATATTTAAGAGCCGATGCTACAGAATCATACCGGACAATTGGACCTGCGATTAATTGGGGGAACATGGCAATATAGGTCCCCACCCTGATTGGATCCGTATCTTTTGTTTCTGGTTTTTTATATATGTCAACCAGATATGAAATCGCCTGAAAGGTAAAAAATGAAATACCTATGGGCAGCCTGATGTGCCAGGCAGCAAGATCAATGGATAAACCGAAAACATCGTTTAGAAAAAAGCCTAAATACTTGAACAGGCAGAGTAAAAACAAGTTCAGGAAAAGCCCTGTGGAAAGCCAGACTTTTGCATTCTTCTGATTGGCTGAAATGGCATACCCGATAATCGTATTTATTCCGATTGATGCAAGGAGGACAGCAACATAGTACCCCTCCCCCCACATATAAAAAAGAATGCTGAAAAACAACAGCACCCCGTTTTTAAACGGCAACAGCAAATACGCAAATAAGAATGCAGGGATAAAAATAAAAAGATACTCAATGGAGGAAAATACCATTCACAATTTTCTTTCAAAAAATAATTAATCGTCTTTCATTAGTTAAGAAGTTCTCAATTGTCAAGGAGCAAGATATAAGGATGGCGTTATGCAAGATTTCATTTCTATCGCCCCCTATGGCCTCTGTTCTCTTTTTGCTTGACTTATAGATCAAATTTCCGGATATTTTCGAAGTTTTTCCTCTAAAGCAAAAGATTCAGTAACGTACCTGAGTGTTTAAAAAAATCACCTGGGCCTGACAAACCGGAATAAAACAGGATATCTTAATCTTGGGACAAAACATAACGGCCTTGATTGTCACCCACAACCGCCTCGACAAGCTGAAAAAAAACCTGTCCCGAACCCTTGTCCAGGATTTTCATGGTGTTGTCGTGATAAACTGCGGCTCCACGGATGGGACGAAGGAATACCTGGATAACCTGCAAGATTCCCGGCTGGTTGCCGTTCACATTAAAAATATCGGCGGTGCAGGAGGGTTTTCTTTTGGCGCCCGTTGGCTTACCCGCCATTTAAAAACTGACTGGGTCGTTTTTTTTGATGATGATGCAATGCCCGACAAAAATCTTATCGACAAATTCAGGCGATCCAACCTGAAGAATTACCATGCCATTGCCTGCCATGTATGGGCTCCGGGAGACCTTCTCCCATTAATGAACACGCCGGTAAAGCGTTATCCGTATACATTCGGTCGCCTTTTACGATATCTTTCAGGGCGAAAAAAAATGCTTATCAGCCCGGAAGACTTAAACACTCGTATCACGCCCGTGGAAGCGGCTTCCTTCGCCGGTTTTTTTATCCGGTTTGACGTATTGCAGAAGACCTGGAAAGCCATAAACGCCGACCTGTTCATTTACTATGATGATATTTTTTATACACTTTGGCTTCACAAATCAGGGTATCGCCTTGTTTTCATACCGCAGTTAAAATTTTTTCACGATGTAGAACAGAGCAACCGTATGCCTGCCTGGAAAATTTATTTCCTTGCAAGAAACATCTTCAGCCTTCGCCCCTTATGTTCGGGGCCTACCTTCCCGGGATTGGCTTTGCTTAAACTTGGCAGCCTTGCCGGCGTTATTCTGAAAAATAAAATTCCCGGGACAGCCGGGTTAAAATTATTTATAACGGGTATCCTGGATGGAATGGTGGGCAATTTCACTAGATTTGGACAAACCGACCCCATAGAAAAAATCATCCGTCACGGATTAAAAAATGGATCAAAAGTCTGACAAACGCTGCCTAGTCTATGTTGTTAATGTGGACTGGTATTTTAAACTCCACTGGCTGAACAGGGCTCGGGCATCATTGGCCCGGGGCTACCGGGTTTATCTCATTGCCGCTTTTGTCACGCCGGGATTAAAGGAAGAGTTCGAAAGCCAGGGGTTTGAGTGTATCCATATCCAACTGTCCAGAACCGGTATTAATCCGATGCAGGAGATACAAAGTGCATTTCACATATATAGAACCCTTAAACGAATACAACCGGACATTATACACACCATCACCGTCAAGCCCAATATCTATGCGGGCATTGCCGCAAACCGGCTTGGTATTGCCTCCATTAAAAGTATCACCGGGCTTGGGGCTGTTTTTTCAAGTCAGGAATTCTTTTTCCGGATTATTCGAAAACTTATCCTTCGTTTGTATAAACTGACAGGCAAAGGGAGCCAGGGGGCCTTTGTGTTTGAAAACACAGCAGATCAGGCTGTGTTTAAAAAAAACGGCCTGGATAAAAGGCAAGAGCTGATCCATATCCCGGGAGCCGGTATTGACATCAACCGGTTCCGATTTTTTTCAAAACCTCCTTCAAACAAACTTAAAGTATTGTTTGCAGCCCGACTGCTGAAAAACAAGGGGCTGGATACCCTGATTCAGGGTGTAGAAAAAGCAAAGGCCAAAGGCTGTCCCTGCGATTTGCTGGTAGCCGGCATCTTTGACCCTGCTGCCAAAGCCGCCTACTCTAAGGCTGAAATAAATTCCCTTGCCGCGTCAGGAAGAATTCAATGGCTCGGACAGGTAGACGACATGCCGTCTCTGCTCCAACAGGTGGATGTTGTGGCTCTGCCTACCCGTTACGGTGAAGGCATTCCAAGAATTTTGATTGAAGCAGGCGCTGTAGGCCGACTGGTCATCGCAACAAACGTTCCGGGATGCAGTCAGTTGATCCGGAACAATGTTACCGGTATCCTTGTCCGGCCCCATGATGTGGCAGCCGTCTGTATGGCCCTGCTCGATATTTGGAACCATCCGGCCCGGTACGCAAAACTGCCTGAAAATCTGCACAAGGAGATACTGAACCTTTACACGGACAACGTGGTTATATCCCGCTTTTTAACCCTGTACGCCCGTTTCACCCAAGCCTGATCTCTTTGCCTGGTGGGGTACTGGGCTCCAGCTATTCCAATATATAAAAGTGTAATTAACAACATTGGATCAGATGTCGAGAACCATTATGTACCGTATTGTAAATCCTCAAAGGAGTTATGTTCGATGAGCTACAGCTTGGGCATCTGAGGGCGTTTTGAGGTTTCATGGTGGCTATAAAACACAAAATCAGTGTTTTGAAAAGAGGTGGCTTGAATTGTTGGAACCCAGTGCCATGAGCCTTGGATTAGGGCCTATTGAAAAATATTTGACTTTTTATCAGTGATTTATTAAAAGTTCCTTCGATTGTAATATTGGCGAATATAGTGGTCAGAGTATTACGTTTTTATATAAATCCCGAATTGGCTATAAAACGGTTTTAATAAGGGCCATGTTCGGGAAAATATTTTTTGGGCATTCATTACGAATATTTCATGCCATAAAGTTAAGATCCCTTCGAATTAAAACCATGAAGGGCATGAAGACATGAAGATTCATTTCCCGGTATATATTCTTCATGCTCTTCATGTCTTTCATGGTGAAATCAAATACTCATTGCTTAAGTTTATGACATTGGGATATTTATATAGGGAAACTTCAGGATTAGCTCCTGAATGAAAAAACTGTATGCCTGAAAATTTAGATTTAAAATTTCAAGCAGGTTAGCAACTATATGGATAATTCAATGAAATGTAACCAACCAAGCGGAGCTATGCCCATCTAAAAGAGAAATATATATGATTCAAAAAGGTCCCAAAATAGAATCAGCGGGCGGAATATCCTCTGTATCAAGCATTTCATACAAGGATTATCCCAAACAGGGCGTTGAACTTGACAGCTTGTCTGTCAAGTTCATGAAACAGTTTGTTTTTGTACCGCTTTCTCTGGACGATGGTTTACTTAAAATTGCCATTGTTGATCCCGGTGAAATAGATTATGTCAAAGAGGCTCTCAGGCTTTCATATGGGCATGAGGTTGAGGCCCTTCAGGGAGACAGTCAGGACATCCTGGACGCCATAGATCGTTTGTACGGAAGCGGCAGCCAGTCAATTGAAAATATAATTGAAGAGGCCGGGAAAGATATCTATGAGATTGAAACCGGGGACGGG is drawn from uncultured Desulfobacter sp. and contains these coding sequences:
- a CDS encoding sulfotransferase, whose protein sequence is MPENLLKYLPSIVASAIVFVELFYRLPFAWQVKQVREISLKSIHTVTSSKISDHWKEKVLPVYSLKIFCSSILFGIYLVAAFSVFVFIYGLVGLIFFDTFNDSVASLYQWRVEGIICIVGIGYALLRKRMGGGELKKSLESNYSLSSKLLHHMALGSTAIREISFDIDCMLTRASVDAGTGTMSPVYVSGLARAGTTILMESFYKTGLFASLTYRDMPFVLAPGLWAKISGRHRTHTKLKERAHADRLLVNYDSPEAFEEVFWKTFSHKKYIHDSYLDVWRWDDNEVVEKYRRYVSNITNKNKGIESETKRYLAKNNNNLLRIDTLRSAFPDAKIIVPFRHPVDHAGSLMAQHKRFLEVHKSDPFARAYMNWLGHFEFGSEFRPFKMGAACLPESPDVLMDQAYWLKYWREVYHYIIETHADQVIFFDYNYFCQFPAKVFERIEVKLGIEDNKLLNLAGNIKPAISYCTTSGKDLSSDVKKVYQILQELSI
- a CDS encoding OmpA family protein, which translates into the protein MGTFYLTLTFPGRMIFVLIPLYLVLFYYTGIANGAYQPPGSDPEQYSIAELEGILGDYRTQLNILNDQLHDTQKDLDWLVVKINGISDSGRYVPGVLHESVGLKEKKISQLKAQRKYLDEVIASYQKIYETKKKLGHEKTQITVSSISDMNDSVKVLDKSNMTANLGGIEQAVKNAGLEDWVEVLEGDGSCAKINNSLPILFSSGSAALAKEYKSFLKKLALLLKPYDVKVYVNGYADPDPIHTKQYPSNLELGASRAANVVHEMVRNGLKPDIFKIGSTGEYRFAAKMQSSKKTFQRRVQVTVVFSG
- a CDS encoding arylsulfotransferase family protein, which produces MSEKKNRGSFLRLLALCWLVFLTSFCAGIYIYVAKIWPYPIIITIEKFLAGHPEENTSLLEKLENDLDIIPARHLVNSEKEYDIPEDYQELKGLGLKSHRENPRIFFAGNAPKGYRVIQGVFDFKDSFHGVILFGQDQRVMNIWHIRQDDVEWEHRPDNNCFPHGFVIGRDGSIVTAFDAGTSLTKYDWCGNILWRVKGGFHHSIAFDGDSAIWTWGKVGAEIGYGDNLIKVDYRTGKILKEFHMNEVVKANLDIDIFSILQEDSAEGSKWIGDESGGRWHVNDIDPLPANLEQYYPRFKAGDLLLSLRSPDLICVIDPDTYRVKWWRQGLTRRQHDPDWNSKGTITIFNNNMHRGYSSIVELNPRSYEYHHVLKGKDYQFYTWMRGKHQLLPNGGYLITSTQQGRVFETNEKGDIVFEFINLFGKDKGFLAVSEAVFLPLDYFKELPECAKQ
- a CDS encoding glycosyltransferase, which codes for MGQNITALIVTHNRLDKLKKNLSRTLVQDFHGVVVINCGSTDGTKEYLDNLQDSRLVAVHIKNIGGAGGFSFGARWLTRHLKTDWVVFFDDDAMPDKNLIDKFRRSNLKNYHAIACHVWAPGDLLPLMNTPVKRYPYTFGRLLRYLSGRKKMLISPEDLNTRITPVEAASFAGFFIRFDVLQKTWKAINADLFIYYDDIFYTLWLHKSGYRLVFIPQLKFFHDVEQSNRMPAWKIYFLARNIFSLRPLCSGPTFPGLALLKLGSLAGVILKNKIPGTAGLKLFITGILDGMVGNFTRFGQTDPIEKIIRHGLKNGSKV
- a CDS encoding glycosyltransferase family 4 protein produces the protein MDQKSDKRCLVYVVNVDWYFKLHWLNRARASLARGYRVYLIAAFVTPGLKEEFESQGFECIHIQLSRTGINPMQEIQSAFHIYRTLKRIQPDIIHTITVKPNIYAGIAANRLGIASIKSITGLGAVFSSQEFFFRIIRKLILRLYKLTGKGSQGAFVFENTADQAVFKKNGLDKRQELIHIPGAGIDINRFRFFSKPPSNKLKVLFAARLLKNKGLDTLIQGVEKAKAKGCPCDLLVAGIFDPAAKAAYSKAEINSLAASGRIQWLGQVDDMPSLLQQVDVVALPTRYGEGIPRILIEAGAVGRLVIATNVPGCSQLIRNNVTGILVRPHDVAAVCMALLDIWNHPARYAKLPENLHKEILNLYTDNVVISRFLTLYARFTQA
- a CDS encoding MBOAT family O-acyltransferase, whose translation is MVFSSIEYLFIFIPAFLFAYLLLPFKNGVLLFFSILFYMWGEGYYVAVLLASIGINTIIGYAISANQKNAKVWLSTGLFLNLFLLCLFKYLGFFLNDVFGLSIDLAAWHIRLPIGISFFTFQAISYLVDIYKKPETKDTDPIRVGTYIAMFPQLIAGPIVRYDSVASALKYRQTTLDNLKTGVFLFTVGLAQKTLIANNAAIAADNIFACPPEQISMATAWLGAASYTLQIYFDFSGYSHMAIGLGVCLGFRFPENFNFPYSASSITEFWRRWHISLSTWFRDYLYIPLGGNRKGRFSTYRNLWVVFLLCGLWHGASLTFVFWGAYHGLLLVLERSFLFSFLDRIPKFLGNVYTMFLVIIGWVFFRADDFGTGGMILLKMFGFKLNDTCIYVNQFIDNRLIVVCLIGFLFTRSCIIKFLPDLILQGLVTERLENQPGLRKRSTVLLWAVSAVLFIVSVFPILAGGYNPFIYFRF